A DNA window from Streptomyces roseifaciens contains the following coding sequences:
- a CDS encoding carbon-nitrogen family hydrolase, translating into MRASLIQINVDPQEPAAERRARAAALVHEQAGSDLVVLPELWHVGAFAFESFADAAEPLDGPTARAMSAAARDAGVWLHAGSIVEKAPGGALCNTSLVFSPSGELVRTYRKIHRFGFDKGEAVLMTAGTEPVTLPLPDTTLGLATCYDLRFPELFRALVDAGAQTFVVPAGWPAKRRGHWTLLARARAVENLSYVLACGTAGTHAGVEQAGHSVVFDPWGETVAEAGPGEEVLTVDLDPARVTKVREEFPALKDRVLGR; encoded by the coding sequence GTGCGCGCTTCCCTGATTCAGATAAACGTCGATCCGCAGGAGCCGGCCGCCGAGCGGCGCGCCCGCGCCGCCGCGCTCGTGCACGAGCAGGCCGGCAGCGATCTGGTCGTCCTGCCGGAGCTGTGGCACGTGGGGGCGTTCGCCTTCGAGTCGTTCGCGGACGCGGCGGAACCGTTGGACGGCCCCACGGCCCGCGCGATGTCCGCCGCGGCGCGCGACGCGGGGGTCTGGCTGCACGCCGGCTCCATCGTCGAGAAGGCCCCCGGCGGGGCGCTGTGCAACACCTCCCTGGTCTTCTCGCCCTCCGGCGAACTCGTCCGCACGTACCGGAAGATCCACCGCTTCGGCTTCGACAAGGGCGAGGCCGTCCTGATGACCGCCGGCACGGAGCCCGTCACCCTCCCCCTCCCGGACACCACGCTCGGCCTGGCCACCTGCTACGACCTGCGCTTCCCCGAACTGTTCCGGGCCCTGGTCGACGCCGGGGCGCAGACCTTCGTCGTCCCGGCCGGCTGGCCCGCGAAGCGGCGCGGCCACTGGACGCTGCTGGCCCGCGCACGGGCCGTCGAGAACCTGTCCTACGTGCTCGCCTGCGGCACGGCGGGCACCCACGCGGGCGTCGAGCAGGCCGGCCACAGCGTCGTCTTCGACCCCTGGGGCGAGACCGTCGCGGAGGCGGGCCCGGGGGAGGAGGTCCTCACCGTGGACCTCGACCCGGCGAGGGTCACGAAGGTCCGCGAGGAGTTCCCGGCGCTGAAGGACCGGGTGCTCGGGCGTTAA
- a CDS encoding MFS transporter, whose translation MSQGAAALPGDPPGGRRAVAVWGIGVGVYFVAIIFRTSLGVAGIDASERFHINASALSTFSILQLLVYAGMQIPVGLMVDRLGTKKVLALGAVLFTAGQFAFALSHSYGTALASRALLGCGDAMTFISVLRLGARWFPARRGPMIAQVAALFGMAGNLVSTMLLARLLHSAGWTATFGGSAAAGVLALVLMLLFLKDHPEGHEPPAAAPAGGKGFVRRQIVRAWREPGTRLGMWVHFTTQFPAMVFLLLWGMPFLVEAEGLSRETAGLLLTLVVLSSMAVGLVYGQIIARHHAARLPLALGTVAATALVWAAVAGWPGAHAPMWLLVTECLVLGACGPASMIGFDFARPANPPERQGTASGIVNMGGFIASMTTLLAVGVLLDATGDDYRVAFASVFVLEALGLSQILRLRTRAQQRERERIVASRVETVHVPA comes from the coding sequence ATGAGTCAGGGGGCCGCAGCGCTGCCCGGCGACCCACCCGGCGGACGGCGCGCGGTCGCCGTCTGGGGGATCGGCGTCGGGGTGTACTTCGTCGCGATCATCTTCCGCACCAGCCTCGGCGTGGCCGGGATCGACGCCTCCGAGCGCTTCCACATCAACGCCTCCGCGCTGTCCACCTTCTCCATCCTCCAGCTGCTCGTGTACGCGGGCATGCAGATACCCGTCGGCCTGATGGTCGACCGGCTGGGCACCAAGAAGGTGCTGGCCCTCGGCGCCGTGCTGTTCACCGCCGGGCAGTTCGCCTTCGCGCTCTCCCACTCCTACGGGACGGCCCTGGCCAGCCGCGCCCTGCTCGGCTGCGGCGACGCGATGACGTTCATCAGCGTGCTGCGCCTGGGCGCCCGCTGGTTCCCCGCCCGCCGCGGCCCGATGATCGCGCAGGTCGCGGCGCTCTTCGGCATGGCGGGCAACCTCGTCTCCACGATGCTCCTGGCCCGGCTGCTGCACTCGGCCGGCTGGACCGCCACCTTCGGCGGCAGCGCGGCCGCGGGCGTCCTCGCCCTCGTCCTGATGCTGCTGTTCCTGAAGGACCACCCGGAAGGCCACGAGCCGCCGGCGGCCGCGCCCGCCGGGGGCAAGGGCTTCGTCCGCCGGCAGATCGTCCGGGCGTGGCGCGAGCCCGGCACCCGGCTCGGCATGTGGGTGCACTTCACGACGCAGTTCCCGGCGATGGTCTTCCTGCTGCTGTGGGGCATGCCCTTCCTCGTCGAGGCGGAGGGCCTGTCCCGGGAGACCGCGGGGCTGCTGCTGACCCTGGTCGTGCTCTCCAGCATGGCCGTGGGCCTGGTCTACGGGCAGATCATCGCCCGCCACCACGCGGCCCGGCTGCCGCTCGCGCTCGGCACGGTCGCCGCGACCGCGCTGGTGTGGGCGGCGGTGGCCGGCTGGCCCGGCGCGCACGCGCCCATGTGGCTGCTGGTGACCGAGTGCCTCGTGCTCGGCGCGTGCGGCCCCGCCTCGATGATCGGCTTCGACTTCGCCCGCCCCGCGAACCCGCCCGAGCGCCAGGGCACCGCCTCCGGCATCGTCAACATGGGCGGCTTCATCGCCTCGATGACGACGCTCCTGGCCGTGGGCGTGCTGCTCGACGCGACCGGGGACGACTACCGGGTCGCGTTCGCCTCCGTCTTCGTCCTGGAGGCGCTGGGGCTGTCGCAGATCCTGCGGCTGCGGACGCGGGCGCAGCAGCGCGAGCGCGAGCGGATCGTGGCGTCGAGGGTGGAGACGGTGCACGTACCGGCGTGA
- a CDS encoding maleylpyruvate isomerase family mycothiol-dependent enzyme — translation MTVHPNLQPAIDAWTHSIEAINDLVTPLAESDWNRATECPGWSVRDVVSHVIGVETEMLGEPRPMHTLPRDLFHVTDEFSRYNEVQVDVRRCHTALEMTSELELVVIRRSRQLRNESRGPQTAIRWPLGSGNEQPLERALVVRAFDVWTHEQDLRRALGMPGNLDSPAAVICRDFLLGALPKVVAKDAGAPPGSAVVFDVHGPLEFLRTVRIDAQGRGKIDSSVSLGPTVTFGMDWETYARLACGRVHPEAAAGRIKVEGDTELAEAVLREFAITP, via the coding sequence GTGACCGTCCACCCGAATCTTCAGCCGGCCATCGACGCCTGGACCCACTCCATCGAAGCCATCAACGACCTGGTCACACCGCTGGCCGAGAGCGACTGGAACCGGGCCACCGAGTGCCCGGGCTGGTCGGTGCGCGACGTCGTCTCGCACGTCATCGGCGTGGAGACCGAGATGCTGGGCGAGCCGCGGCCGATGCACACGCTGCCGCGCGACCTCTTCCACGTCACCGACGAGTTCTCCCGCTACAACGAGGTGCAGGTCGACGTGCGGCGCTGCCACACGGCCCTGGAGATGACCTCCGAGCTGGAGCTCGTCGTCATCCGCCGCTCCCGGCAGCTGCGCAACGAATCGCGCGGGCCGCAGACGGCGATCCGCTGGCCGCTCGGCTCCGGCAACGAGCAGCCCCTCGAACGGGCCCTGGTGGTACGGGCCTTCGATGTATGGACGCACGAGCAGGACCTGCGGCGCGCCCTGGGCATGCCCGGCAACCTCGACTCGCCCGCGGCCGTCATCTGCCGTGACTTCCTGCTGGGCGCCCTGCCGAAGGTCGTGGCCAAGGATGCGGGCGCGCCGCCGGGATCCGCGGTCGTCTTCGACGTGCACGGCCCGCTGGAGTTCCTGCGGACCGTGCGCATCGACGCACAGGGCCGGGGGAAGATCGACAGCAGTGTGTCGCTGGGCCCGACGGTCACGTTCGGGATGGACTGGGAGACGTACGCCCGGCTGGCGTGCGGCCGGGTGCATCCGGAGGCGGCGGCGGGGCGGATCAAGGTGGAGGGGGACACGGAGCTCGCGGAGGCGGTCCTCCGCGAGTTCGCGATCACTCCCTAG